Proteins co-encoded in one Bacillus infantis NRRL B-14911 genomic window:
- a CDS encoding VanW family protein has product MTKSRRWMAALLIGSLAVLGGCADQASKEENLKEKVNEPESQLQKEKEKQEQEKLAEEAKEPVVVQVIDPNTKAIIKTFKPEEMGYENDLEKYKQQISQWAKGLARGTDASPGYDKRMFPDRIDANGGIVKGNPRTILEEAELTAKVIEASAEGGNVELPLIVSESGYKPEDAAHLSEVVVASYTTKFNSSVAGRTKNIELSAQAIQNVIVGVDDYFSFNTTVGPSDEAHGYQPAQEAINGKLVMGIGGGICQTSSTLFNAVDQVGVDYVEKHHHSVTVGYVPVGRDATVSYGGKDFRFQNKAGAPFLLKTVMANGQLTVEVRTSKQYADVIKKRT; this is encoded by the coding sequence ATGACAAAAAGCAGAAGATGGATGGCAGCTTTGTTGATTGGCAGTTTGGCAGTTTTGGGCGGGTGTGCGGACCAGGCATCCAAAGAGGAGAACCTAAAGGAAAAAGTGAATGAACCCGAAAGCCAGCTTCAGAAGGAGAAAGAAAAGCAGGAACAGGAAAAACTGGCTGAAGAAGCAAAAGAACCGGTAGTGGTCCAGGTGATAGATCCGAACACGAAAGCAATCATTAAGACGTTTAAACCCGAGGAAATGGGCTATGAAAATGATCTGGAAAAGTATAAGCAGCAAATCAGCCAATGGGCGAAGGGCCTGGCAAGAGGGACAGATGCAAGTCCCGGCTATGACAAAAGGATGTTCCCTGACCGGATCGATGCGAACGGTGGGATTGTAAAAGGGAATCCAAGGACGATCCTCGAGGAAGCGGAGCTGACCGCAAAGGTGATTGAGGCTTCTGCTGAGGGGGGAAATGTTGAACTGCCGCTCATCGTTTCCGAAAGCGGCTATAAGCCGGAGGACGCTGCCCATTTAAGCGAAGTGGTGGTTGCCTCTTATACAACCAAGTTTAATAGTTCTGTAGCAGGAAGGACTAAGAATATCGAGTTGTCTGCCCAGGCAATTCAAAATGTGATTGTGGGCGTCGACGATTATTTCTCCTTTAACACAACAGTAGGGCCAAGCGATGAGGCACATGGCTATCAGCCGGCTCAGGAGGCTATCAATGGAAAGCTGGTCATGGGCATAGGCGGCGGAATCTGCCAGACTTCGTCAACCCTCTTTAATGCAGTCGATCAGGTGGGGGTAGACTATGTAGAGAAGCACCATCATTCTGTTACGGTCGGTTATGTGCCCGTCGGCAGGGATGCCACTGTTTCCTACGGCGGCAAGGATTTCCGATTTCAGAATAAAGCCGGGGCCCCGTTCCTGCTGAAAACTGTCATGGCAAACGGACAGCTGACCGTTGAGGTCCGGACCTCCAAGCAGTATGCAGATGTCATTAAGAAGAGAACTTAA
- a CDS encoding YkvR family protein yields MAKQVILNGNRIDVYNYKEETVAEKGEQAIHLSFDFKVSHQEYHDITTLLYDLYFDVSVPEDALEFRGMIDKYYTSLTNLYEEDAVGEFHLELKETDGEED; encoded by the coding sequence ATGGCCAAGCAGGTAATCCTGAATGGGAACCGGATTGATGTATACAACTATAAAGAGGAAACAGTGGCTGAAAAAGGGGAGCAGGCCATTCATCTCTCTTTTGACTTCAAAGTGAGCCATCAGGAATATCATGATATCACTACCCTGTTATATGATCTGTATTTTGATGTATCGGTGCCTGAGGATGCATTGGAGTTTCGGGGAATGATCGATAAATATTATACCTCTTTAACGAATCTGTACGAGGAAGATGCTGTCGGGGAATTCCACCTGGAGCTGAAGGAAACAGACGGGGAAGAGGACTGA
- a CDS encoding phage holin family protein gives MAILDLLQFLNQKYIMLVPALWVIGLALKHTPWVPDWTIIWILLLLSVGFGAFAFGFSINGILNGVIAAGVAVLGHQMYKQSFLGKPANRKKDKHKD, from the coding sequence GTGGCTATTTTGGACTTGCTTCAATTTCTGAACCAGAAATATATCATGCTTGTGCCGGCGCTATGGGTCATTGGATTGGCTTTGAAGCACACACCCTGGGTTCCTGACTGGACCATCATCTGGATTCTTTTGCTGCTGTCAGTCGGCTTTGGGGCGTTTGCCTTTGGCTTTTCCATCAACGGGATCCTGAACGGCGTTATTGCTGCAGGGGTCGCTGTGCTTGGACATCAAATGTACAAGCAGTCATTTCTCGGCAAACCTGCAAACAGGAAAAAAGACAAGCATAAAGACTAA
- the kduI gene encoding 5-dehydro-4-deoxy-D-glucuronate isomerase: METRYAIHPEDMKKYTTDDLRREFLVETLFESGQVRLTYTHNDRMIFGGVTPSENELTIKLDKELGVDYFLERRELGIINIGGDGTVILDGTEYDMRARDGLYVGKGTREVLFRSKNAAQPAKFYINSTPAHHQYPTVKIDINEIKPLEMGGPGTLNERKIYQYVHPNVCESCQLQMGLTMLSAGSVWNTMPCHTHERRMEVYLYFDMEEDTRVFHFMGRPDETRHLVMKNEQAAISPSWSIHTGTATSNYTFIWGMCGENITYTDMDHVKMEELR, encoded by the coding sequence ATGGAAACACGCTATGCGATTCATCCCGAGGATATGAAAAAGTATACGACCGATGATTTAAGAAGAGAGTTCCTGGTGGAAACACTGTTTGAATCAGGGCAGGTCCGCCTGACATATACACATAATGACCGGATGATCTTTGGCGGTGTTACACCTTCCGAGAATGAACTGACCATCAAGCTTGACAAGGAATTGGGCGTCGATTATTTCCTGGAGCGGCGTGAGCTCGGCATCATCAATATTGGCGGGGACGGCACGGTCATCCTTGATGGCACAGAATATGATATGCGGGCCAGGGACGGATTATATGTTGGAAAAGGGACCAGGGAAGTGCTTTTCCGTTCCAAAAATGCCGCACAGCCAGCCAAATTCTATATCAACTCCACCCCTGCCCATCACCAGTATCCGACGGTCAAAATTGATATCAATGAAATCAAGCCGCTGGAAATGGGTGGGCCGGGCACCTTGAATGAGCGGAAAATCTATCAGTATGTCCATCCAAATGTCTGTGAGAGCTGCCAGCTGCAGATGGGCTTAACGATGCTGTCTGCGGGAAGCGTCTGGAATACGATGCCGTGCCATACCCATGAGCGGAGAATGGAGGTATATCTCTATTTCGATATGGAGGAAGATACCCGTGTGTTCCACTTCATGGGAAGGCCTGATGAAACAAGGCATCTTGTTATGAAGAACGAACAGGCTGCCATCTCCCCGAGCTGGTCCATCCATACCGGCACGGCAACAAGCAATTATACCTTCATCTGGGGAATGTGCGGAGAGAATATCACTTATACCGATATGGACCATGTCAAAATGGAAGAATTGCGATAA
- the kduD gene encoding 2-dehydro-3-deoxy-D-gluconate 5-dehydrogenase KduD has protein sequence MTEALSSFSMDMFSLAGKTAIVTGGNKGLGQAYAAALAKAGADLFVISRSGDWQETEKLIEETGQKAVFFQADLSNRTKIKEAVDACLNEYGKIDILVNNAGTIRRAPLLEYKEEDWDAVLEVNLNSLYLLSQEAAKVMAEQKSGKIINIASMLSFQGGKFVPSYTASKHAVAGLTKAFANELAESNIQVNAIAPGYIATDNTAAIRSDEKRNAEILSRIPAGKWGQAADLMGAVVFLASDASSYMNGHLLAVDGGWLVR, from the coding sequence ATGACAGAGGCACTAAGTTCTTTTTCAATGGATATGTTCAGCCTTGCCGGCAAGACTGCAATCGTAACAGGCGGAAACAAAGGCCTTGGCCAGGCATATGCGGCAGCGCTTGCCAAGGCAGGGGCCGACCTGTTTGTCATTTCCAGAAGCGGCGATTGGCAGGAAACTGAAAAATTAATAGAAGAAACAGGGCAGAAGGCGGTATTCTTCCAGGCAGACCTTAGCAATCGAACAAAGATTAAAGAAGCAGTAGACGCCTGTCTGAATGAATACGGAAAAATTGATATCCTTGTCAATAATGCAGGTACGATCCGCCGTGCCCCGCTTCTTGAGTATAAAGAAGAAGACTGGGATGCTGTATTGGAAGTTAATTTGAATTCACTTTATCTGCTCAGCCAGGAGGCAGCAAAAGTAATGGCTGAACAGAAATCCGGGAAAATCATTAATATTGCGAGCATGCTGTCTTTCCAGGGAGGAAAATTCGTCCCTTCCTATACGGCAAGCAAGCATGCAGTGGCAGGTCTGACAAAGGCGTTTGCAAATGAGCTGGCAGAATCCAATATCCAGGTAAACGCGATTGCACCTGGCTATATTGCGACAGATAATACAGCTGCAATCAGGTCTGATGAAAAGAGGAATGCAGAAATTCTTTCACGGATTCCTGCAGGGAAATGGGGGCAGGCTGCCGACCTGATGGGGGCCGTTGTGTTCCTGGCAAGTGACGCTTCCAGCTATATGAACGGACATCTTTTAGCGGTGGATGGAGGCTGGCTCGTACGATAA
- a CDS encoding sugar phosphate isomerase/epimerase family protein yields the protein MNLGIRAHDIEKDSLEELAEEIGRKGFSCIQLALGKSLPALYPSPGTLSPGLSRYIGKTFGDAGVQIAVLGCYVNLIHPDLSERRKGLEKFKEHIRYARDFGCSIVGTETGSVLPEMGYSERNFEEKPFLDAVESVAELALEAERFGVIVGVEAGVNHPVHSADRLKRLLDLVDSNNVQVIFDPANLITVENYHRQDELLAEAIELLGEKIAIFHAKDFVVEEDQVKIVPAGQGLLNYSLISKLLKDRKPYIQVLMEGTKEPDIEGCADYLRMKFSSRSIGKGLLR from the coding sequence ATGAACCTTGGAATCAGAGCCCACGATATTGAAAAAGATTCATTGGAAGAGCTGGCAGAAGAAATTGGCCGCAAGGGGTTTTCATGTATTCAGCTTGCTCTGGGAAAATCCCTTCCTGCTCTTTATCCATCACCGGGAACCCTTTCGCCGGGTCTTTCCCGTTACATCGGAAAGACATTCGGAGATGCCGGCGTCCAAATTGCTGTACTTGGCTGTTATGTTAATCTCATTCACCCAGACCTGTCAGAGAGGCGAAAAGGACTGGAGAAATTTAAAGAGCATATCCGGTATGCAAGGGATTTTGGCTGCAGCATCGTCGGTACCGAGACTGGAAGTGTTCTTCCTGAAATGGGCTATAGTGAAAGAAATTTTGAGGAAAAGCCCTTTTTAGACGCAGTGGAAAGTGTTGCCGAGCTCGCCCTTGAAGCTGAAAGATTCGGTGTAATTGTCGGTGTAGAAGCAGGGGTGAATCATCCAGTCCACTCAGCTGATAGGCTCAAACGCCTCTTGGACCTTGTAGATTCAAATAATGTCCAGGTCATATTTGATCCCGCTAACCTCATTACGGTTGAAAACTATCATAGGCAGGATGAGCTTTTAGCAGAAGCTATTGAACTTCTTGGGGAAAAAATCGCCATTTTCCATGCAAAAGACTTCGTTGTCGAAGAGGACCAGGTGAAGATCGTTCCGGCAGGACAGGGCCTGTTAAACTATAGCCTGATCTCAAAGCTGCTTAAAGATCGAAAGCCGTATATCCAGGTTCTCATGGAAGGAACAAAAGAACCGGATATTGAAGGATGTGCTGACTATTTAAGAATGAAATTCAGCAGCAGAAGCATTGGAAAAGGACTCTTAAGGTAA